Within the Maribacter sp. BPC-D8 genome, the region AGAATCTAATGAAGCAAATTTAGCTGAGGCATTGTCTTTGGGTATAATCGATAAGACGGCAACCTATCAAGACTTACAATTAGCAGACATGGTCATTGTTAGTATACCTGTTGATGTTATGGTTACAGAGCTTCCGGTAATATTAGATGCTGTTCATGAAGACTGTGTAGTTTTTGATGTAGGATCGACCAAATCTTTAATCTGCAAGGTTTTAGAGAATCATCCGAAGAGAAGAAACTTTTTAGCTTGTCACCCAATTGCAGGAACAGAGTTTTCTGGTCCGTCAGCAGCGATAACTAATTTGTTCAAAGACAAAACGAATATTATTTGCGAGGTAGAGTTAACTGCATTTAAGCTTCAAGAAATCGCTTTGAAAGTTTTTCAAGCAATTGGTATGAGAATACGATATATGAACCCTGTGGCTCATGATAAGCACATTGCTTATGTTTCTCATTTATCGCACATAAGTG harbors:
- a CDS encoding prephenate dehydrogenase; amino-acid sequence: MNVFVIGIGLIGGSLAKDIKSAVDNVTVYGIESNEANLAEALSLGIIDKTATYQDLQLADMVIVSIPVDVMVTELPVILDAVHEDCVVFDVGSTKSLICKVLENHPKRRNFLACHPIAGTEFSGPSAAITNLFKDKTNIICEVELTAFKLQEIALKVFQAIGMRIRYMNPVAHDKHIAYVSHLSHISAFMLGKTVIEKEKNERDIFDMAGSGFRSTVRLAKSSPAMWTPIFRQNKENVVETLEEYIQNLMAFKEMLQKDDYEGIYNEMNNTNKIKGILKRNTVKQEIE